A single region of the Buteo buteo chromosome 18, bButBut1.hap1.1, whole genome shotgun sequence genome encodes:
- the FZD4 gene encoding frizzled-4 encodes MAGGGGGGGRWAGRARLLAVLVAGLLGGAGGFGDEEERRCDAIRIAMCQNLGYNVTKMPNLVGHELQADAELQLTTFTPLIQYGCSSQLQFFLCSVYVPMCTEKINIPIGPCGGMCLSVKRRCEPVLKEFGFAWPDSLNCSKFPPQNDHNHMCMEGPGDEEVPLHSKTSLQPGEECHSMGSNSDQYIWVKRSLNCVLKCGYDAGLYSRSAKEFTDIWMAVWASLCFISTAFTVLTFLIDSSRFSYPERPIIFLSMCYNIYSIAYIVRLTVGRERISCDFEEAAEPVLIQEGLKNTGCAIIFLLMYFFGMASSIWWVILTLTWFLAAGLKWGHEAIEMHSSYFHIAAWAIPAVKTIVILIMRLVDADELTGLCYVGNQNLDALTGFVVAPLFTYLVIGTLFIAAGLVALFKIRSNLQKDGTKTDKLERLMVKIGVFSVLYTVPATCVIACYFYEISNWAVFRYSADDSNMAVEMLKIFMSLLVGITSGMWIWSAKTLHTWQKCSNRLVNSGKVKREKRADGWVKPGKGNETVV; translated from the exons atggcggggggcggcggcggcggggggagatGGGCCGGTCGTGCCCGGCTGCTGGCCGTGCTGGTGGCGGGGCTGCTCGGCGGAGCGGGGGGGTTCGGCGACGAGGAGGAGCGGCGTTGCGACGCCATCCGTATCGCCATGTGCCAGAACCTGGGCTACAATGTCACCAAGATGCCCAACCTGGTGGGACACGAGCTGCAGGCGGACGCGGAGCTGCAGCTCACCACCTTCACCCCCCTCATCCAGTACGGctgctccagccagctccag TTCTTCCTTTGTTCAGTCTACGTCCCGATGTGCACAGAGAAGATTAACATCCCCATAGGTCCCTGCGGTGGCATGTGCCTCTCCGTCAAAAGAAGATGCGAACCCGTTTTAAAAGAATTTGGATTTGCCTGGCCGGATAGCCTAAACTGCAGCAAATTCCCACCCCAGAATGATCACAACCACATGTGCATGGAGGGCCCCGGAGACGAAGAGGTTCCCCTCCACAGCAAGACCTCCttgcagcctggagaagagtgCCACAGCATGGGATCTAACTCGGATCAGTACATCTGGGTGAAGAGAAGCTTGAACTGTGTCCTCAAGTGCGGCTACGACGCTGGCCTCTACAGCAGGTCAGCTAAGGAATTCACAGATATCTGGATGGCCGTCTGGGCCAGTCTTTGCTTCATCTCAACTGCCTTCACAGTCCTGACCTTCCTGATTGATTCATCCAGATTTTCCTACCCGGAGCGCCCAATCATATTTTTGAGCATGTGCTACAATATTTATAGCATTGCTTATATTGTGAGGCTAACTGTGGGCCGGGAAAGGATATCCTGTGATTTTGAAGAGGCAGCAGAACCTGTTCTTATCCAAGAAGGTCTTAAGAACACAGGATGTGCTATAATTTTCTTGCTGATGTACTTTTTCGGGATGGCTAGCTCCATCTGGTGGGTTATTCTGACATTGACCTGGTTTCTGGCTGCAGGACTGAAGTGGGGCCATGAAGCTATAGAAATGCACAGCTCTTATTTCCATATTGCAGCCTGGGCTATCCCCGCGGTGAAGACCATCGTCATTTTGATTATGAGACTGGTAGACGCAGATGAGCTCACCGGTCTGTGCTACGTGGGGAACCAGAACCTAGATGCGCTGACGGGCTTTGTCGTCGCTCCGCTTTTTACCTACCTGGTCATCGGGACTTTATTCATTGCAGCGGGACTAGTGGCCTTATTTAAAATCAGGTCTAATCTCCAGAAAGATGGAACTAAAACTGACAAACTGGAAAGGCTGATGGTCAAAATCGGTGTCTTTTCAGTGCTGTACACCGTCCCGGCAACGTGTGTCATTGCCTGTTATTTCTACGAAATCTCCAACTGGGCCGTTTTCCGCTATTCGGCAGATGATTCCAATATGGCAGTGGAGATGCTCAAAATTTTCATGTCCCTCCTGGTGGGTATTACATCAGGTATGTGGATCTGGTCAGCCAAAACTCTGCACACGTGGCAGAAGTGCTCGAACAGACTGGTGAACTCAGGGAAAGTGAAACGGGAGAAGAGAGCAGATGGTTGGGTGAAACCTGGGAAAGGGAACGAGACCGTGGTGTGA